Proteins from a genomic interval of Stenotrophomonas sp. WZN-1:
- a CDS encoding tetratricopeptide repeat protein: MPYIGIGLHVLAAIYFAVHAIRSGQSLYWLILLFSFPLLGSVVYFLAIYFPEVRHSRGARQVVRSAKQLMDSGQDLRNARAELARTPTVQNRVRLGMTLLDAGQAEEARTLLEQAASSPLGDDPYILTGLARARLDSGHAALAVETLDGLFARHPDVRRKPEQTLLYAQALAATQAPGTRAAFERAVECGNDAAARCLYAEWLMAQPQPDDREQARSLFASIIDDAQHWSRHARSHNAVWLERTKAALKGY, translated from the coding sequence ATGCCCTATATCGGAATCGGACTCCACGTACTGGCGGCCATCTACTTCGCGGTGCACGCCATCCGCTCGGGCCAGAGCCTCTACTGGCTCATCCTGCTGTTCTCGTTCCCGCTACTCGGCAGCGTCGTCTACTTCCTGGCGATCTACTTCCCGGAAGTCCGCCATTCGCGCGGCGCCCGGCAGGTCGTCCGTTCCGCCAAGCAACTCATGGACTCGGGCCAGGACCTGCGTAACGCCCGGGCCGAACTGGCGCGCACGCCGACCGTGCAGAACCGGGTTCGCCTGGGCATGACGCTGCTGGATGCCGGCCAGGCGGAGGAAGCCAGAACCCTGCTGGAGCAGGCAGCCAGCTCGCCGCTGGGCGACGATCCCTACATCCTGACCGGTCTGGCGCGTGCCCGCCTCGATTCCGGGCACGCTGCGCTTGCGGTGGAGACGCTGGACGGCCTGTTCGCCCGCCACCCGGATGTGCGCCGCAAGCCGGAACAAACCCTGCTTTACGCGCAGGCACTGGCGGCTACCCAAGCGCCCGGCACCCGCGCCGCATTCGAGCGCGCCGTGGAATGCGGAAACGATGCGGCTGCCCGCTGCCTCTACGCCGAATGGCTGATGGCGCAGCCGCAACCCGACGACCGCGAGCAGGCCCGCAGCCTGTTCGCCAGCATCATCGACGATGCCCAACACTGGTCGCGCCACGCGCGCAGCCACAATGCCGTCTGGTTGGAGCGGACCAAGGCCGCGTTGAAGGGCTACTGA
- a CDS encoding ATP-binding protein: protein MCAHDNVAAIRATYPDLLADHPLLRANAVLATPVVREAATLTFDKARRARSSVAFWAHPLSGKSSCIAALRKLAATQFPGCGFIVYEPSSKEVPAEGALIEDLLSEIGYEGRIDRTLTGKRNQIERALYSLAIVGRRLFFVIDEAQNLHAKELGWLKRLVNWLSVRDIKVTVVLFGQSQLCALHDRLKVQMPDLSERFMSRLNEFRSLQDATDIRVCLRCCDEETEYPAGSGWSYTQYLWPRAYNHGFRLEKCANDMFEAFRARSGGSIEREGVSMQWIAEALMLVGLDAEASDADDLVLSRGDWERAIADSDYGARSPPALITAGRRSRVGRQERA, encoded by the coding sequence ATGTGCGCTCATGACAATGTGGCGGCTATCCGCGCAACCTATCCAGATCTACTCGCCGATCATCCGCTTCTGAGAGCGAATGCGGTACTTGCTACACCTGTCGTAAGGGAGGCGGCCACACTTACCTTCGACAAAGCTAGGCGTGCGCGATCCTCAGTTGCCTTCTGGGCCCACCCACTTTCTGGCAAGTCATCCTGCATAGCTGCTCTGCGAAAGCTTGCGGCCACTCAGTTTCCGGGCTGTGGCTTCATAGTCTACGAACCCTCATCCAAGGAGGTGCCAGCAGAAGGTGCACTGATTGAGGACCTACTGTCCGAGATCGGCTATGAGGGGCGCATCGATCGCACGCTGACTGGAAAGCGAAATCAGATTGAACGAGCGCTCTATTCCCTAGCGATAGTCGGGAGACGTCTCTTCTTCGTGATCGACGAAGCCCAGAACCTCCATGCGAAAGAGCTCGGATGGCTGAAGCGATTGGTCAATTGGCTCTCCGTGCGCGATATCAAGGTGACAGTGGTCCTCTTTGGTCAAAGCCAGTTGTGCGCACTGCATGACAGACTCAAAGTTCAGATGCCTGATCTTAGCGAGAGGTTCATGTCCCGACTCAATGAATTCAGAAGCCTGCAGGATGCGACGGATATTCGGGTGTGCCTGCGCTGTTGCGATGAGGAAACGGAGTATCCGGCGGGATCTGGGTGGTCCTACACCCAGTACCTATGGCCGCGTGCCTACAACCATGGATTTCGACTTGAGAAGTGTGCCAACGATATGTTTGAGGCGTTCCGTGCACGCTCTGGAGGCTCAATAGAGCGAGAGGGTGTGAGCATGCAATGGATAGCCGAAGCGCTGATGTTGGTGGGACTCGACGCGGAGGCCAGCGATGCCGATGACCTCGTACTTTCCCGCGGTGACTGGGAACGAGCAATCGCAGATTCGGACTATGGTGCACGCAGTCCACCTGCGTTAATCACCGCCGGCCGCCGTAGTCGAGTCGGTCGCCAGGAACGCGCATGA